CGAAAGGGAAACAGCCCAGACCATCAGCTAAGGTCCCCAAGTAAAGACTAAGTGATAAAGGAGGTGGGAGTGCAAAGACAACCAGGAGGTTTGCCTAGAAGCAGCCATCCTTGAAAGAGTGCGTAATAGCTCACTGGTCAAGCGCTCCTGCGCCGAAAATGAACGGGGCTAAGTCTTTCACCGAAGCTATGGACTCATATATTGAGTGGTAGGGGAGCGTTCTCTATTGGGAGAAGCATTAGCGGCAAGCAGATGTGGACGATAGAGAAGTGAGAATGTCGGCTTAAGTAGCGAAAATTGAAGTGAGAATCTTCAACCCCGAAAGCCTAAGGGTTTCTCCAGAAGGTTCGTCCGTGGAGAGTTAGCCCGGACCTAAGGCGAAGCGAATAGCGTAGTCGATGGCAAGCAGGTAAATATTCCTGCGTGGCTTTGCAGGAGCTATTAAAGGGACCCATGAAAGATAAACTCGTCCTAAGTGGATTGGAAGCAACCTCGGTTGTGTGAGTGTAAGGATAGTGGCAAGAAAAGCTTTAATAGTGTTGAATGTAGAGTCCCGGTACCCGAAACCGACACAGGTAGGCAAGTAGAGAATACTAAGGGGAGCGAGTTAACTCTCTCTAAGGAACTCGGCAAAATGACCCCGTAACTTCGGGAGAAGGGGTGCCACCGAGAGGTGGTTGCAGTGAAAAGGCCCAGGCGACTGTTTAGCAAAAACATAGGTCTCTGCAAACTCGAAAGAGGAAGTATAGGGGCTGACGCCTGCCCAGTGCCGGAAGGTTAAAGAAGTTGGTCAGTCTTAGGATGAAGCTAGCGACTGAAGCCCCGGTGAACGGCGGCCGTAACTATAACGGTCCTAAGGTAGCGAAATTCCTTGTCGGGTAAGTTCCGACCCGCACGAAAGGCGTAACGATCTGGGCGCTGTCTCGGAGAGAGGCTCGGCGAAATAGGATTGTCTGTGAAGATACGGACTACCTGCACTTGGACAGAAAGACCCTATGAAGCTTTACTATAGCTTGGAATTGTGTTCGGGCCTGCTGTGCGCAGGATAGGTGGGAGACGTAGAAATTATCCTTGTGGGGATAATGGAGTCAATGGTGAGATACCACTCTCAGAAGGCTAGAATTCTAACTCTTAAATGAGGACAGTTTCAGGTGGGTAGTTTGACTGGGGCGGTCGCCTCCAAAAAGGTAACGGAGGCGTACAAAGGTTACCTCAGACTGGTTGGAAATCAGTCGAAGAGTGCAAAGGCAGAAGGTAGCTTGACTGCGAGACCAACAAGTCGAGCAGGGTGGAAACACGGTCTTAGTGATCCGACGGTGCTGTGTGGAAGGGCCGTCGCTCAACGGATAAAAGTTACTCTAGGGATAACAGGCTGATCTCCCCCAAGAGTTCACATCGACGGGGAGGTTTGGCACCTCGATGTCGGCTCATCGCAACCTGGGGCGGAAGTACGTCCCAAGGGTTGGGCTGTTCGCCCATTAAAGCGGTACGTGAGCTGGGTTCAGAACGTCGTGAGACAGTTCGGTCCATATCCGGTGCAGGCGTGAGAATATTGAGAGGAGCCTTCCTTAGTACGAGAGGACCGGGAAGGACGTACCTCTGGTGTACCAGTTATTGTGCCAACAGTAAACGCTGGGTAGCCAAGTACGGAGTGGATAACCGCTGAAAGCATCTAAGTGGGAAGCCCACCTCAAGATGAGTATTCTGGTGTAAGGTCACGGGAAGAACACCCGTTAATAGGCACGAGGTGGAAGTGCAGTAATGTATGGAGCCGAAGTGTACTAACAGACCGTCAGCTTGACCTATCTTCAATCTACTTACTAAATCATCTATGCAGTCTTGAGGGTTCTCCTCAAAGTCTTGGCAGGTGTATCTAGCGTTGTGGAACCACTACGATTCCATCCCGAACTCGTGGGTGAAACACAACAGCAGCGACGATACTACGGGGGTAGCCCCTTGGGACAATAGTTCTATGCCTGCCTTAATATTCCTAAAAACCGCCCACTACACGGCGGTTTTTTTGTTTTTGTGTATAAAGCTAAAACCTGTTTTTTCGTATATCATAAAAGAAGACTATATTCGCAAATAATCGAACAGTTTTAAGATATGACAAACCAGCCTGACAGAATAATTATATTTGATACTACTTTGCGTGATGGAGAACAGTCTCCTGGAGCTAGTTTAAATGTAGATGAAAAATTAACTATTGCTCGTGCCTTAGCGAAATTAGGGGTTGATGTCATTGAGGCTGGTTTTCCCCATGCGAGTCCGGGGGATTTTGATGCGGTTAGTAAAATAGCCCAAGCAGTAGGTGTGGAAAATGGACCTAGTATTTGCGGTTTGGCAAGGGCTACCCAAAAAGATATTAAAAGTGCTGGGGATGCTCTACAGGGTGCTTATAAAAAAAGAATCCATACTTTTTTAGCAACTTCTGATATTCATTTGCAGTATAAATTAAAGAAAACGAGAGCAGATGTTTTGGCGATGGTGCCTGATATGGTTGCTTATGCCAAGACTTTTACTGATGATGTGGAGTTTTCCCCAGAAGATGCTGGACGTAGTGATCCAGAATTTTTGTATCAGGTGTTAGAGTTGGCCATTAAAGCAGGGGCGACTACTGTTAACATTCCTGATACGGTGGGATATACAACTCCTAGTGAATATGGAGCATTAATTAAAGGTATTAAGGATAATGTACCCAATATCGATCAGGCAATCATTTCTGTTCATGGTCATAATGATTTGGGCTTGGCAGTGGCAAACTTCCTTGAAGCTGTTAAAAATGGTGCCAGACAGTTAGAGTGTACTATTAATGGTATTGGAGAAAGGGCAGGAAATGCGGCCCTTGAGGAGTTGGTGATGGCACTCCATGTGCGTCGTCAATTTTATAATCCCTTTTTGGGTAGAGCGCCTGAATCTACAGAACCTTTAACCAATATTGATACG
The sequence above is a segment of the Cyanobacterium stanieri PCC 7202 genome. Coding sequences within it:
- a CDS encoding 2-isopropylmalate synthase (PFAM: HMGL-like; LeuA allosteric (dimerisation) domain~TIGRFAM: 2-isopropylmalate synthase, bacterial type~COGs: COG0119 Isopropylmalate/homocitrate/citramalate synthase~InterPro IPR000891:IPR013709:IPR002034:IPR005671~KEGG: cyt:cce_4008 2-isopropylmalate synthase~PFAM: pyruvate carboxyltransferase; LeuA allosteric (dimerisation) domain-containing protein~SPTR: 2-isopropylmalate synthase;~TIGRFAM: 2-isopropylmalate synthase); amino-acid sequence: MTNQPDRIIIFDTTLRDGEQSPGASLNVDEKLTIARALAKLGVDVIEAGFPHASPGDFDAVSKIAQAVGVENGPSICGLARATQKDIKSAGDALQGAYKKRIHTFLATSDIHLQYKLKKTRADVLAMVPDMVAYAKTFTDDVEFSPEDAGRSDPEFLYQVLELAIKAGATTVNIPDTVGYTTPSEYGALIKGIKDNVPNIDQAIISVHGHNDLGLAVANFLEAVKNGARQLECTINGIGERAGNAALEELVMALHVRRQFYNPFLGRAPESTEPLTNIDTKQIYKTSRLVSNLTGMLVQPNKAIVGANAFSHESGIHQDGVLKNRLTYEIMDAESIGLTTNQIVLGKLSGRNAFRTRLQELGFELSENDLNKAFLRFKEVADKKREITDWDLEAIVNDEIQQPPELFRLELVQVSCGDHSSPTATITLRNPDGEELSDAAIGTGPVDAVYKAINRVVNIPNELTEYSVKSVTAGIDAMGEVTIRLKHEGRTYSGYAANTDVIVASARAYVSALNRLYATLKAKELVEAQ